Part of the Sinorhizobium terangae genome is shown below.
AGGAGTTCATGGAGATCAAATACGTCTGCCTCGGCGGCATCGCCTGAGGTGACGGCGATCTCACTTGTCAATCGAACCGGCCGGAAAGTTCTGGCCGGTTTTTTCTTTTGCGGGTAATAACTTACCGACTCGACATTAATGAGAGGAATGCGAACTGCCCCTCACCCCGGCCCTCTCCCCGCGCGCGGGGAGAGGGGTCTTGAGGCGAAGGCGCTGCCGCTTGTCCCTTCTCCCCGCGTGCGGGGAGAAGGTGGGAGCAGCCGTATGAGGGGCAGATTGCGGCGAACAGATCCGGAAGTGAGAGGAGAGCGATTGATGCCCGCCCCGAAAAACCCCTTTAAAGCGGCGATCCGCGAAAACCGGTTCCAGCTTGGCCTGTGGGTGGCGCTGGCGAGCCCCTACGCCGCCGAAGTCGTGGCCGACAGCGGTTACGACTGGCTTTTGATCGACGGTGAGCACGCGCCGAACGATCTGCCGCTTCTTTCGGCGCAGTTCCGCGCGATCTCCGGGCGCGGCAGCCATCCGATCGTTCGTCTCCCTGTCGGCGATACGGCGCTTATCAAACAGACGCTCGACACCGGCGTTCAGACGCTGCTTATCCCGATGGTCGATAGCGTCGAAGAGGCGCAGCAATTGGTGCGCGCCGTTCGCTACCCGCCGCACGGTGTCCGCGGCGTCGGCGCCACGCTTGGCCGCGCCTCGAATTTCGGGCGGATCGGCGACTATCTCACGACCGCCAACGACGAGATTTGCCTCCTCTTGCAGATCGAGAGCCGGAAGGGATTGGATGCGATCGATGACATCGCTGCGCTCGATGGCGTCGACGGCCTGTTCATAGGCCCGTCGGACCTGGCCGCCGACATGGGCCACCTCGGCAAGCCGGGCCATCCGGAGGTGCGTGCGGTGATCGTCGATGCCTTTGCGCGCATCGGCCGTGCCGGGAAGGCGCGCGGGATCATGACTCTCGACCTCGCCCAGGCGCGCGACTATCGCGATCTCGGCGCCGATTTCATGGCCATCGGCACCGATGTCACGCTCCTCGTCAGCGCGACGCAACGCTTGCGGCAGGAATTTACAGGCGAGAAGCAGACCTCAAGGCCGGAATCCGGCTACTGAGCGGTCTAATCGGGAGAGTTCATAGCCGGCTACGGAATCGACTGCAGCAAGGTCTCCCGCGCCGATTTCAGATGCCGCCGGCAAGCCTGGTCCACCTGCTTTGGATCGCGCGACCGGAGTGCGGCGATATAGGCGAGATGCTCTTCAAGCGCGCGCGCATTGCGTTCCCGGGAGTTGGCCTTGTTCCACTGATAGTGATAGTGGAAGACGATCGCGATGATGTCGTAGAAATCGATGATGAAGCGGTTGCTTGACGATTTATGCACCAGCAGGTGGAAGCGCTCGTCAAGCTCGGAAAATTCCTTGTAGCGGTTGTCGATGTCGGCAAGGATCTCGCGGTGCACGGCCTCGATCTTTTTCAGCTCGTCCCAGGCGGGATGGTCCTTCGGCAGGCCGACGAAACTCGCCGCGGAGCGGAGCTCGAACATTTCGCGCACTTCCGTCAGCTCAAGCGCGAATTCTCGGGTAAAACCTTTCAGCACCCAATGGCTGTTCGGTCGCTTCTCGATCAGGCCGAAGCGGCTGAAGCGGATCAGGAATTCGCGTACGCTCGTCGTGCCGGTACCGATCTCGCGCGCGAGTTCAAGCTCGTTGATCTGCATGCCGGGCTCGGCACCGCCGGCCAGAATCCGGCGCATGAAACTGCGCTCGATGATTTCTGCAAGTGAGCTGGTCTCTTCCGTCGGAAAATAATCCGATGGTTCGGGGCGGCGCAGCACGATTTTCCGGCGCTTGTCCCAGATGATCAGCCTGAGCTCCTCGCAGCGGGTGAGAATGGCGCGAACGGTCGTGCGGCTCACCCCGAGCACCTGTCCGAGTTCGGGCTCGGACGGCAGCGTGGAGGTCTCCGCCAAGAGCTTCAGGCAGCGATTGAAGGCATCCTTGAAAACGGTGTTCTGCTTCGCCATGGAAGGTCCGGCTGGTCCTCTGTTGCTGCGGGCGTCGGCCCGGAATTCGTTGCTGCTCCATCGCGCAGTGCCTATTGCCAGGCAGGCGCTGTAGCACTTTGAATTTGCCCTGTTATCCCTTCATCGGTAACCGTCCGAAGGAATCACGCTGTAGCGCGGCAGCGCTGATTTGTCTTGGCCG
Proteins encoded:
- a CDS encoding aldolase/citrate lyase family protein; the protein is MPAPKNPFKAAIRENRFQLGLWVALASPYAAEVVADSGYDWLLIDGEHAPNDLPLLSAQFRAISGRGSHPIVRLPVGDTALIKQTLDTGVQTLLIPMVDSVEEAQQLVRAVRYPPHGVRGVGATLGRASNFGRIGDYLTTANDEICLLLQIESRKGLDAIDDIAALDGVDGLFIGPSDLAADMGHLGKPGHPEVRAVIVDAFARIGRAGKARGIMTLDLAQARDYRDLGADFMAIGTDVTLLVSATQRLRQEFTGEKQTSRPESGY
- a CDS encoding GntR family transcriptional regulator; the protein is MAKQNTVFKDAFNRCLKLLAETSTLPSEPELGQVLGVSRTTVRAILTRCEELRLIIWDKRRKIVLRRPEPSDYFPTEETSSLAEIIERSFMRRILAGGAEPGMQINELELAREIGTGTTSVREFLIRFSRFGLIEKRPNSHWVLKGFTREFALELTEVREMFELRSAASFVGLPKDHPAWDELKKIEAVHREILADIDNRYKEFSELDERFHLLVHKSSSNRFIIDFYDIIAIVFHYHYQWNKANSRERNARALEEHLAYIAALRSRDPKQVDQACRRHLKSARETLLQSIP